ACGCCGAGCCATCCGCCGTGAGCCGCACGCCCGCCTCCTCCGTGATGGCGCTGCTCTTGCCGCCCTGGAGGATTCCCGCTTCCGGCAGGGGCCGCAGCTTCGTCTCCGCCGCGCAGCCCGCCATCAGCATCAACCCCAGGGCCCCCACTCCCAATGCTCCACGCATCGCATGCCTCCTCGTACTTCAAGGTAGGGCGTGCGGCGTCCAGGGGATGACATGCGCCGTGCTCCACCCCGGGCAGCGTGCGGGCTGGCGGGGCCTCTACGGCTGGGGCGTCACCGGCTCCGCGGCGGTTGCGGGCCAGGCGGGCGCCTTGACGAAGTCCCAGTCCTGATGGCGTGCCCAGGTCTCGAAGGTCTGCCAGCCCACGCGCGGGTAGCTGTTGCGCAGGGTGAGGATGTCCGCGTGGTAGCCCACGCGGTCCAGCCACTCGAACATGGCCGCCAGGTCCTCGCTCTGTTGCTGGAGTTGATCCAACGGGATCTGCTCGAAGTGGATGCGGTGGCCGCCCACCATGGAGAGCAGCGCGGCGGCCTGCTGGCCCGTCACCTCGTCGGAGGCGACGTCGACGCGCTCGCCGATGAAGCGCTCCGGGTCTCCCAGCACGTGCAGCGCGAAGCCGGCCAGGTCCTCGATGGCCACCATCTGCAGGCCGCGCGTGGCGGGCAGCCCCAGGGCCAGCTTCCCCGCCGCCAGCAGGTCGCGCGTGGGCGGCTGGAGGAGGTTCTCCATGAAGAAGGTGGGGCCCAGGATGGTGAAGGGCATGTCCCGCCGGCGCAGGTACAGCTCCACGGCGTGCTTGCTGTCGAAGTGCGGGATGCCGGTGAGCTCCGACGCGCCCGCCACGGACGAGTACACGAAGTGCCGCACGTTGGCGCGCTTCGCCGCGTCCGCCAGGTTCTTGCCGTGCTGGACCTCCGCGTCCACGCCGCCCGCGCCAAAGGGCGTGGCCATGGCGTAGACGGCGTCCACGCCGCGCATGGCGCTCTCCAGGGAGACGGGGTCGTCGAAGTCGCCCTGGGCCAGGGTGACGCCGGGCCTGCGCAGGGCGCGGGCGGCCGGGGCGTCCGCGTCCCGCACCAGGGCCACCACGTGGTGTCCCCGGTCGGCGAGCTTGCGGAGGACGGCACCGCCCTGTTGGCCGGTGGCGCCAGTGACGAGCACGGTGATGGAGAAATCCACGGGCATGGGTTCAGACCTCCGGACGCGACGTGTCACGGAAACCTGGAGACGCCCCCGTCCAATGGCGAGGCCTGGAAGCCGCAGTGTCCTCCCCCGAGCACAGGCTCCCGAGGCAGGCAGGCAACCTGAAGGGAGGGGCGGGCGGCATGGCATCCTCCCGGCCCCATGAGCAAGCGTGACACGCCCCCGCCCTCCGAGCTGGTCTCCGCCGCCCAGGCGCTCGACGCCGAGTTGCTGCGCTTCGAGGCGCTGTCGGAGCAGTTGAAGGAGGCGCCCCTGACGTCGGAGAAGCATCTGGAGCGCGCGTCGAAGACGCTCAAGGACCTGGCGGACCTGGACGACGCGCTCCGGATGCGCGTGGGCGCGCTGGTGCAGGCCATCACCGGCGTGCGCAACCGGCAGCAGACGCAGGCGGACGCGGTCAACGTGTGCGCGCAGGAGCTGCAGCAGCGCACGGAGGTGTTCAAGGACCTGCTCACGCGCTACGGCGCGCTGGGGCAGAGCGCGGCGGACCTCAACGGGCGCATGCAGGAGTTCGCGGCGCTGCGCCAGCAGGCCACGCGCACGGCGGAGGAGGACGCGCGGCTCACGGAGGTCTTCACCGCGCTCCAGGCGCGCATGGCCGAGGTGGCGGACGAGGCGGCCACGCTGACGACCGCGGCGGAGGAGGCGAAGTTCTCCGACATCGGCCGGCAGGCGGAGTCGCTGCGTCAGCAGCTGCTCTCCGCGCGCAACAAGCTGGGCCTGTTGCACCAGAACCTGTCGAAGTGACGGGGCGCCTTCAGCCGAGCCTTCAGCTGAGGTAGGTGGGCTCGAAGTCGTCCGGGCTGTCGATGGGGCGGCGCCCGGAGAAGCCGGCCTTCAGGTCGTGCCAGTGCGCCACGGTGTTCTCGCCGAAGCGCCAGCAGAGGTACACGGGCTCCTCGCCGCGCCGCGCGTGGAAGTCCACCAGGCCGTCCGCGCCTTTTATCTCCAGGCCCATCTCCTGGAGCGGGCCCAGCTCCCCGCGGATGCGCTCCAGCAGCTCGTCGCGCTCCTCGCGGAAGGTGCGCACCTCGGCGGTGTCGGGAGGGGCCTCCGGACCGTCCAGCACCTCCGCCAGCTTCTGCACGCGCTCCACCCACGGGCGCACGCGACCGAAGGTCTTCGTCAGCAACGGCACCAGCCGGCTGGCCTCTTCCACGCTGAAAAAGCGCATCAGGGGACAGCATGCAGTGGGAACCCCCCGCAGGCCACCTCCTTCGGGGTGGGGGCGGGAGGGCCTGTCACAACGGCCGTGACATGTCCGGAACATGGCAGCGGGTGGGACGGACGGTCACCCGCGCCGCAGCGACGACAGGTTGTCCAGGAGCCAGCGCCAGGCGGCCTCGCGCAGGGGGAAGGCGGCCTCGCGCGCGAGGAAGTCCGCGGTGTGCTCCGCGGCGCAGCGTCCGGCGTCGTCGTGTGCGTCGTGGGAGTCAGGCCCCGTGTCGGTGGCGAGGTCCGCGTGCAGCAGGGCGTGGAAGACGATGAAGTCCACGACGAAGGCGGGCACGGTGGGGCGGTCCAGCGCGGGGTGGACGCGCACCTCGCGCAGGCGGGCGTCGTAGCCGCCCAGGTGGATGGTGCGGCGGGTGCGGCGGGCGGGGCGGCGGGCCCAGCCCACCTCCACGGTGTGCACGCGCCCGTCGAAGTACACCGCGTCCAGCCGGGCGTGGACGGCCTTGAGGTCGAAGCAGCGGCCGCGCGTGCGCAGCGGGGCGCCGGGTTTGCGCTCCCGGCGCACCTGGCCCTGGTGCGCGTGGCTGAAGGCCTCCAGCACCTCGCGGGCGGCGGTGTCGCCGGCCACGTACAGGGCCAGGGCGCGCACCACGGAGTCCGGCGCGTCCAGGAACAGGTGGTGCAGGCGCAGGCGCACGCCTTCGGGGAGGCGGCGGTAGCTCACCAGGGTGGCGCGGTTGTCCGTGAGGCGCAGGTGCACGGGCCGGCCCAGCAGGGCGGACACCCGGCGGGCCAGCTCCGCGGCCCGGGGCAGCGCGTCCTCGCGCGAGGGCAGCCGCGCGCGCGCCGGTTCACTCCCGGGCGCCGGGGCGTCGAACATCGCCATCTGTCCGGGCGGCGGACGCATCCAGGGAAAGGTAAGCCCTGCCCCCGCCCGATGGCCAGGAGGATGCGCGGCGCCGTGTCCGGCGTTCTACGCGGGCCGTGGGCTGATCGGCCGCGCGCCTCGGGAAGCCTCGCGGAGGCGCGGGGACCGGACGGACGTCACGCCTTCGGGAGCGCGGGGTAGCGGTCCGCGAGCGAGGCGATGACGGCGAGCAGCTCCCCGGGCTCCACCGGCTTGGGCACGTGGCTCTGGAAGCCGGCGCGCAGCACGCGGGTGCGGTCCTCCGAGCGGGCGTAGGCGGTGATGGCCACCGCCGGGGTGTGGCCTCCCTTCGCGGCGGACAGCGCGCGCACGCGCTCGATGAAGCCGTAGCCGTCGATGCCCGGCATGCCGATGTCGGAGACGAGCACGTCCGGATGCTCCGCCTGGAGCACCTGGAGCCCCTCCATCGCGGAGCCTGCCGTCACCACGTGGGCGCCGCTGTCCTCCAGCAGCGTGCGCAGCAGCTCGCGCGCGTCCTCTTCATCATCCACCACGAGCACGCACACGCCGCGCAGCTCCGGCGGCGGCGAGGGGATCCGCTCCGCCGCGGGAGGCCTCGGCGACGGCGGCATGGCGGGGTCCCGCCGCTGGGTGACGGACAGGGGCAGCCGCACGGTGAAGGTGGAGCCCCGGCCCTCGCCGTCGCTGGCGGCGGTGACGGTGCCGCCGTGCATCTCCACGATGTGCCGCACGATGGCCAGCCCCAGCCCCAGCCCGCCCGTCTTGCGCGTGGTGCCGCCGTCGGCCTGGCGGAAGCGCTCGAAGACGTGGGGGAGGAAGGCCTCGGAGATGCCCTGGCCGGTGTCCTCCACGGTGAGCTCCACGATGGAGTCGCGCCGGCACACCACCAGCCGCACGTGGCCGCCCTTGGGCGTGAACTTCACCGCGTTGGACAGCAGGTTCCACACCACCTGCTGGAGCCGGTGCGGGTCTCCCATCACGCTGCTGGAGGTGTCCACCGTGGCCCGCACGTCGATGTGGCGCGCGTCCGCCGCGGGCCGCACGGACTCCAGCGCCTGCTGCACCGCCGCGGACAGGTCCACGGGCTCCACGTCCAGCTTGAGCTTGCCGGACACGATGCGGCTGACGTCGAGCAGGTCCTCGATGAGCTGTCCCTGCGCGCGCGCGTTGCGCTCGATGGTCTCCAGCGCGCGCTCCTGGCGGGGCGGGGGCAGGTTGCCGGTGCGCAAGAGCTGCACCCAGCCGAGGATGGCCGTGAGCGGCGTGCGCAGCTCATGGCTGATGGTGGCGAGGAACTCGTCCTTGAGCTGGTTGGCCTCCTCGGCCTCGCGGCGCGCGGCGCTCTCGCGGGCGAGCAGGGCCTCGCGTTCCACCTCCGCCTGCTTGCGGTCGGAGATGTCGATGACGCTGCCGATGTAGCCCAGGAAGTGTCCGTCCGCGTCGAAGCGGGGCGAGCCGGTGTCCACGGCCCAGCGGTACTGGCCGTCCGTGCCGCGCAGCCGGTAGTCCAGGCGGAAGGGCCGGCGGGCGGCGTTGGACTCCGTGAAGGTCCGCTGCGTGCGCTCCAGGTCGTCGGGGTGGATGGCGTCGAACCATCCGAAGCCCAGGCCCGTGGCCTCGGTCTGTCCGGTGAAGGCGTACCAGCCCCGGTTCATGTACGTCGTGGCGCCCTGCACGTCCGTCACCCAGAGCATGACGGGGGCGTGGTCCGCCATGTTGCGGAAGCGGGCCTCGCTGTCGCGCACGGCCTCCAGCAGTTGTTCGCGTTCTTGAGCGACGGTCTTCTGGTCGGTGATGTCGCGCGCGGCGGCGTAGATGAGGCCCAGCTCCGGCACGGGGCGCGAGGCCCACGCGAGCCACCGGTAATGGCCGTCGCGGGCGCGGAAGCGGTTCTGGAAGCGCAGGGTGGGGATGCCCTGGGTCAGCTTGCGCATCTCCTCGCGGGTGGCCGCCTGGTCGTCGGGGTGGACCAGGTCCATGAAGGGGTGTTGGTAGAGTTCCGCCTCGCTCCACCCGAGCACCTGGACGAAGTACGCGTTCACGCGCTTGAAGTACCCGTCCATGCCCGCGACGCTGAACATGTCCGGGGACAGCTGGAAGAAGCGCTCGCGCTCCTCGGCCTCGGCGTGGTGGCGCTCGGCGCTGTCGAACGCGAACGGGATGACGGCCTGGGCCAGCGCGTTGTCGATGCAGGCGCCGAGCACGCGCAGTTGATGCAGCGGCACGTCCAGGTTGGCGCGCTCGGCCCGGGCCAGGATGCAGTCGCGCAGGAGGGCGTATTCGCGCGTGACGAGGGACACGTCGGCGCCCAGGCGCAGGCGCTGGCGGCCGTGGGCTCCGGAGATTTCGCTGTGGCGGAGCGCGGGGGGGCCGTTGGCGTCCTCCTCCGCCTCCACGAGCATGTCGTGGAGCTCCGCCAGGAAGGAGGGCAGGGCGTCGACGATCTGCTCGCGTGTCAGGCGCAGGGCGGTGAAGAGGGGTGACACCCGGGCGACCCAATCCTCCAGGAGCGCCTCGCGGCCGGAGTCGAGCAGCTCGGCCAGGGACGCAGGCGGCTTGCCCCTCGTGGGCAAGGGCCCTTCGGAAGAAGGGCCGCGCTCCTGTGAACCCGACGAAGTCATGAATGGTCTTGAGGTGCGGCGGCCGGGCGCGCATGGGCAGGGGCGGGGTGCCCTGCGCCGCCCTCCTTGACTGCGCACCGGTCAGCCGGGTTACAGCCCCAGGTACAGGAGCAGCGCGCCCAGGTCCGCGTCGGACAGGGCCTCCGTGCTGTAGAGCGGCATGTTGCCGCCTACGCCGAAGAACGGCCCGTGCCGCACCTTTTCGATGACCACCTGTGCATGCGGGATGCCTGGGAACACCTGGTCGTAGGTCTGCGTCACCTCCGGCAACACCGACGCGAAGTCCGTCAGCCGGCCCTCTCCCGTGTGTGGCGCGCCGTGGCAGTGATGGCACGCCGTCTGGTACACCGCTTCGCCTCGCGTGACGTCGCCCCGGGGCACGTCCTGGATGTCCTTCACCACCGTGAAGGGCAGCGCCGGTGCCTGCGCGTCCGGGCTGATCCGCGACAGGTACTCATACAGCGAGCGGGAACGCGGCTCCTCCACCTCCAGCTTCGTCACCCCGCGCATGAAATTCACGTAGCAGAAGTTCACCGCGTCCATCAGTCGCGTCTCGCTGCCGCCCCACCAGCTCGGCCGCGCCGCCACGTTGTACAGCGTGTGCCCTGAGTCGATGCGCCACCCCGGTGCCTCCGGCGTCGTCACGTGGCACGTCGCGCACGAGAATTGGTTGTACTCGCTCGGCGACAGCCCCGGGTCCTGGAACAGCGCCTCGCCGTAGTCCGCCGCGGCCACGGGCCCCGCCGTGTCACCGCCGCACCCGGCCAGCACCCCCACGAGCAGCGCCGCCACGCCTCCACGCACGCCCCTCATGGCTGCCCCCGCAGCAGGCTCACCGAGTCCGGGAAGAGGCCCACCTCCACCGTGGACAGCACCGTGTCCTCCGCCAGGTCCACGACGTGCAACGTGCCCGGGCCAATGTGGTCCCCTTCGCAGACCGCCAGGCCGTGGCGCTCGTCCGGCGTCAGCATGAACTGGTGCACGTTGAGACAGCCCGCCCGCGACAACTCCACCGTACGCAGCACCGTGGACGTCGCCGCGTCGATGACCGCCACCGCGTCCTCCTGCTGATAGGGCATGTACAGCGTGCGCCCGTCCCGCGTGAACGCGCCGAACATGGGCGCGCCGCGCAGGTACACCGTGCGCTCCGGGTTCATCGCGCGCGTCCCGGGCTCCAGCACCTGCACCTGCTTGCTCGCGAGCGAGCTGACCCACACGTCCCCCGTCGTGGGCGACACCGTGAGCGCGTACGGCTGATGGCGCGGGCTCACCGCCGTGCCCGAGCCCGCCGCCACCTTCACGCGCGTCACCGGCATGCCCGCCGTCGCCAGGTCCACCACCGCGACCTCGTCCGACCAACACGCCACGTACGCCGTGCGCTCATCCGCGGACAGGCGCACCGCGTGCGGGGCGGGGCACACCTTCACCCGCTCCTTCACCGTCATCGTCTCCGCGTCGAGGATGACCATGCGCGCGGCCATGTCCTCCTCCGTCCCGCCCTTGCGCGCCACCTCCGCGATGCGCAGCAGGTCGAAGTGCGTCTGGTACAGCGTGCGCCCGTCCGCGCTGACGATGACGTCCCCCGGGTTGCGGTCCACGCGCGTGGACGCCACCAGCCGGTTGTCCTTCGCGCTCAGCTTCAGGCAGTAGCCGTCCGCCGTCCCCGTCCCATGCGCGCCATGCGGCCCCGAGCCGCCGCCGGGCACGTAGTTGGAGATGCCCACGTAGTAGAAGTCGCCCGCCGGAGACACCGCCGTGTGGTGCGGCCCCTCCAGCTCCACCGGGTGGAGCCCCACCGGCACGCGCGCCAGCTCGCCCCAGCCCGGCGTCCCCAGCCCGTCCATGTCCAGCAGGCTCACGGAGTCATCCAGGCTGTTCGTCACCAGCAGCCGCCCGGACGGCCCCGGAGGAGGCACCGTCGTTCCTCCCCGCGTCCACGGGTTCGGATCCGCGTACGTCAGGTCGGGCGCGTCCGGCGGTCCGGCCTCCGTGCACGCGCCCAGCGCCAGGACGCAAAGCCAGGCGGCCCGCCTCACCTGGCCATCCCCATCGTGAAGGGCACCGGCGCCCCCATCGAGTACGGCCCCTCCGTGATGCGGTTCTGCACCAGGTACGCGCTCACCACCTGCACGGACAGCTCCTTGCCCGCCGCGTCCTTCACCGTCCGCCAGGTGCCGTCATCCAGTTGCCACTGCAACTCCGACGTCAACACCTGCGCGATGGGGCACTCGCGCCCGGCGACCTGGACCTTCACCCAGTAGATGTCGCCCGTGTACGGCGGCAGGTGGGCCTCGGCGGTGGGCAGGACCATGTTGCCCAGCCACGCGAGCACCGAACGCTTCGACTCGCGCGGGCGGCCCTCCAGGAAGGGGGCCGTGCGGCCCGGGCGCTCCAGCGACGCGCGCAGCGGGGACGTCCACTGCCACAGCGGCGCGGCCTGGTCCGTGAAGTACGACTGACCGGACTCGGGCGAGGTAAGCGTCACCGCGCGCGAGCCGTCCTGGGGCTGGTTCCGCGCGTCCAGCAACGCGCGCCACACCTCGTCCGTGGCGCCGCCCGCGTAGAGCGGCTCCTCGCACTCGGTGGGCTGGGGCTCGGTGTCGTCGCCATCACACGCGCTCAGGGCGAGCAGCGCGACCGCGGCGGTACTCCAGGACAGGGAGGTCTTCAGCTTCATGGTCAGGGCTCCGGGCGCCGCCGGCCGCGGCGCGTCGATGGAAGCAAGGGAATCAGGAACAGCGGAAGCAGCATGCCCGCGGGCGCGGCGGCACAGCCCGAGGACGGCTTCGGCTTCGGGTCGGGAGGCGTGCCCGCGTCGTCGTCGGAGGGCTTCACGCCGGCATCCGGCACGCCCGCGTCCGGCACGCCATCCGGGTAGAGCGGCGCGCCAATCGTCTCCGCGACCTGGGGCCAGCGCGACGGGCACAGCTCGCGCACGGGCGTGCCCGCCGGGCACTGATGGCTGCCTTGAATCTGCTCCAGGCTGAAGAGGGGCTCCCAGGTGCTGCCCTCATCGCTGCTGCGCGCCAGCGACCAGTCATGGAGCCACGGCGAGCCGCAGCCGTAGAGGACGTCTCCCACGCGCGTCACGCACGCGTTGCCCGTGGGCAGCACCAGCTTGGAGAAGGGTCCCCCCTCCTGGCTGCGGAAGAAGGAGTTGTACGTGGACACCCACGCGGTGCCGCCGTCGGCGGAGACGTCCATGTTGATGAACACGTCGTCGATGCCGGTGCCCGTGCGCGCGGTGAAGGTGCGCCCGCCGTCCGTGCTGTGCAGGATGTGCGTGTAGCCCTGCGCGGACACGCGCGCCCAGACCTTGAGCGGATCCACCGGGTCCGTCGCCGTCACCACGAAGTCGAACGGGCGCACCAGGTCCGGGAAGGCCTGCGACAGCTCCTCCCACGTCTCGCCCGCGTCGTCGCTGCGGAACAGGTACATGCGCGTCGTGTCGGACGCGGATACGTAGAGCGTGCGGGGCGCCGCGGTGGACACGCGCACGGCGGAGAAGAGGACCCCCGCGCGCTGGAGCGGAAGCGCCCGCCACGTCTCCCCGCCATCGTCCGAGCGGAACACCCCGTTCGTCGCCGACGTGGAGCGGCCCGTGGCCACGTACAGCACCGCGTCATCCGTGGGGTGCGGCGCGAGCCCCGTCACCCAGGTGTCCTTGAACGCCGGGTGCGACGCCCACGAACACGCGCCGTCCTTCGAGGACAAGAGCGCGTTGCCCGTGGCCGCCAGGATTTCCCCTGTCCCGCGCCAGACGAAGGACTCCGGGCGCCAGCCGCCATACCCCATGGCATCCGGACACACCCAGCGCCACGTCCGCCCACTGTCGCGCGAGATGACCGCGCCGAACGTGGCCCCCACGAAGAAGTCCTCGGAGTGGCCCCGCCGCAGCGTGACGTTGGACGTCTCCGGCAGGCCCGCGTGCGCAAAGGCTGCGCCCGAGCTCACCGAACCCAGGAGGCCGGCCACCGCCGCCCCCCGCCAACCCCCCGTGATTCGTGGCGTTCGCATCCGGCGCTCCGCGGAAGGCCTCATGGCCCCCCACGATAACGCCCGGCCCGCGCATGCATAGCGGTGCGTGCGGCCCGAAAGCCGCCCCTCCCCGAAGCGCCCGGCAGGGGAGCGGCCGCGCGGTCACTGTTTCCCGGTGGGCACATCCATGACGGTGGGCAGGTCCAGGACGGTGAGGGTGGCGACGCCCAGGTTCGCCGTGAGGCCCGACGGTTGGACGCAGGCCGCCAGCGTCGTGAGCGTGGGCACGGCGGTGACCAGGCGCACGCCGTGGCCCGCGTGGCGCCCGGAGCCGATGGTGCCCTCGGACGTGAAGACCTGCATCCCTCCGTCCAGGGTGGCCTCCACGCGCTCCAGCACCACGGAGGACTTCTCCCCGTTGGACCACGTCACGGTGGCGGTGGACGCGCCGCCCGTGCCGCCGATGCAGGTCGCGCGCTTCAGGTGCTGTGCCTCCATACCCACGGACGTCATCACCACGCCGTCGTTGACGGGGCAGCCGCTGAACTGGAGCGCCTCGCGCTGCACGGAGCCGCGGGGCGTGGTGAGCAGCAGCCCGGGACGGTAGGCCTGATGGAGCGACCCCGAGCACACCACCACCGGCGCCTCCTCCAGCGTCCGAGCCGCGTCCGTCATCACCGCCGGCAGCTCCGCCTGCGCCAGCGCCTCCTCACCCCACACCGCGTCATCCGCCGGGGCCGCGTCCCCCGCTGGCACCGGCGCCTCGGCCTGCACCCGGGCTTCGGCCGCCTCGGCCCGCGCCGGAGCGTCGGGGGCCTCGGGCTCGTTGGCGCGGGCCGCTCCGGACGCGAGCATCAGCAGGCAGCCGCCTCGCGCGAAGAGGTTCAGCGCGCGGCGCGAGTGGGACGACTCCAGGACCTTGAGAGAACGGAAGGAAGCGGGGCGCGACGTCATGGGGGAAGACACCTTGGGTAGGAGTCCCTGGGGCAGGGATGCCTGAAGGTGGGGAATCCCTTTCACGCAAGACAGCCACCCCGAAGCGCAGGGTTTCAGCCCACCCCAACCTCTCAGGTTTTGCGCATCCGATTCACGCGGTGGACAGTGTCCAGAGCCTGTCGCTCTTCCCCGCGATGGCTGGCTTTCCCTGTTTCAGGATGCTACGGAACCAGGGGCCCGGACCCAGGCGTGGACCCCCTTGTCCGCCAGGGCGTCCGGGAGGAACGACAGGGCCGTGGCTCCAAGCGATTCGAACGTGGGTGACGTGGCCGTGGGTCCTGGCTCCAGCGTGACGCGGGGCGTGTGGGCGCGGGTGTTGAAGGGCGCGGTGGAGGACGCGGTGCGGGCCTACGAGGCGATGGGCGCGGGGCAGCGCGAGCGGGTCCTGGAGGAGGCGCTGGCGGTGCCCGCGGACACGCGCGCCCGGCTGGTGGAGGTGCTGCGGCAGGCGCGCGACTTCGCGGGCGCGGCGCGGCTGCTGGAGGCGGATGGAGACGACGGGGGCGCGGCGCCGCTGTACGAACAGGCGGGAGCGCCGCTGCTGGCGGCGGAGGCGTGGCTGAGGGTGGGGGAGCAGGCCCGCGCGGCGGCGGCCTTCGAGCGGGCCGGTTCGCTGGAGCAGGCGCTGTCGCTGTACCAGGCGCTGGGCGCGCGCGAGTCGCTGGCGCACCTCTTGGGCCGCATGCACCGGCCCATGGAGGCGGCGCAGGTGTTCCGGGTGCTGGGCAACGCGCACGCGGAGTTGGAGATGCTGCGCGCGGTGCCCTCGGACGACGCGCAGCGGCCGGAGGCCGTGCTGCGCATGTGTGAGCTGCTGGACGCGGAGGGCGCCACGTGGCGCGCGCTGGTGCTCCTGGCGGACGGCATCAAGCACGCGTCGGGGGCGGGGCTGCTCCTGCTCCAGGCGGAGCAGGCGCGGCTGCTCCAGCAGTTGGGGCTCGCGTCGGCGCCGGAGGGCTCGGTGGCGGCGGAGAAGGCGCCGCCGGTGGTGGATGGCTATGGCTATCTGAAAGCCATTCCCATCTTCGATGGTCTGTCTTTGGAGGACATGCGCGACCTCTACCGCCTGGCCAGGCCCGTGCTGGTGCCGGCGGGGACGACGGTGCTGGAGAAGGGCGCGAAGGGGATGGGGCTGGTGGTGCTGCTGGAGGGCATGGTGAGCGTGTCCACCGGCCCGGGCCGGGACGCGCGCCAGCTCAACATGCTGGGGCCGGGCGCGTTCCTGGGCGAAATCTCCCTCATCCTGGACGGGCCGGTGTCCGCGCACGTGCGCGCGCACACGGTGGTGCGCGCCCTGCGCGTCACGCGGACGGACTTCCAATACTTCCTGGAGACGCACGAGGCCGCGGCCCTGCGCATCTACCGCCTCTTCACCCAGAGCCTGGCGGAGCGCGTGCGGGACTTGAGCAGCTGAAGGTCGGGGGTGTGACAAGGGACACCCCGCCGGGACCGCCGAACGGATGCGTGCGCCGCGCGGCTGGGTTACAGAGCGCGCATGGCGGACTCCCCACACGCGCGGTCCCTGAAGGCCCATGCGGCGACGCTCGCCGCCGAGGGCAAGCTGGAAGCGGCGCTGGCCAGCTACCAGGAGGCCCTGCGCGCGGAGCCGGAGGACGCGGAGGTCCACCAGCGCGTCGCGGAGCTGCTCGAGTGGCTGGAGCGCACCCCGGAGGCCGCCCACGCCTACGACGACGCGGCGCTCGCCTGGACCCGCGCGGGAGGGCTCCTGCGCGCGGTGGCCGCCGCGGTGCTGTCGCGAGGCCTGCGGGGCGCGCGTCCCAGGACGGTGCGCACGCTGGCGGAGCGCTTCGCCCTGCCGCCCGGCGCGCTGGCCCCCACCTTCGCCTGGGTGCCCGACGGCAAGGACCCGGGCGTGCCCGTCCTGTCCGGCGTGGGGCGAGACGCCTTCGTGGCGCTGGTGGAGGCGCTGGAGGTGCGCGCCTTCTGGCCGGGCCAGCGCGTGGTGGAGGAGGGGCAGCCGGGCGACTCCATGTTCGCGCTGGTGGAGGGGCGCGCGGAGGTGACGCGCAAGGTGGAGGGCAACGCGCGCCAGGTCGTGGCCACGTTGGGGCCGGGCGACTTCTTTGGCGAGGTGGCGCTGGTGTCCGAGGGGCCCAGGCTGGCCAGCGTGGAGGTGCGGGAGCGCTCCGTGCTGCTGGAGTTCAAGCGCCAGTCCCTGGCCCGCGTCAGCGCGGCGCACCCGGAGGTGGACGCGGCCGTGCACGCCTTCTACCAGCGCCGGCTGGTGGACAACCTGCTGCGCACGAGCCCCCTGTTCACCAACCTGCCGCCCGCGCTGAAGCAGGCGATGTCGCGCGAGTTCGACCTGCGCGCCGTGCCCGCGGGTCAGGTGCTCCTCACGCAGGG
The sequence above is drawn from the Corallococcus sp. NCRR genome and encodes:
- a CDS encoding cyclic nucleotide-binding domain-containing protein, producing the protein MAPSDSNVGDVAVGPGSSVTRGVWARVLKGAVEDAVRAYEAMGAGQRERVLEEALAVPADTRARLVEVLRQARDFAGAARLLEADGDDGGAAPLYEQAGAPLLAAEAWLRVGEQARAAAAFERAGSLEQALSLYQALGARESLAHLLGRMHRPMEAAQVFRVLGNAHAELEMLRAVPSDDAQRPEAVLRMCELLDAEGATWRALVLLADGIKHASGAGLLLLQAEQARLLQQLGLASAPEGSVAAEKAPPVVDGYGYLKAIPIFDGLSLEDMRDLYRLARPVLVPAGTTVLEKGAKGMGLVVLLEGMVSVSTGPGRDARQLNMLGPGAFLGEISLILDGPVSAHVRAHTVVRALRVTRTDFQYFLETHEAAALRIYRLFTQSLAERVRDLSS
- a CDS encoding cyclic nucleotide-binding domain-containing protein, coding for MADSPHARSLKAHAATLAAEGKLEAALASYQEALRAEPEDAEVHQRVAELLEWLERTPEAAHAYDDAALAWTRAGGLLRAVAAAVLSRGLRGARPRTVRTLAERFALPPGALAPTFAWVPDGKDPGVPVLSGVGRDAFVALVEALEVRAFWPGQRVVEEGQPGDSMFALVEGRAEVTRKVEGNARQVVATLGPGDFFGEVALVSEGPRLASVEVRERSVLLEFKRQSLARVSAAHPEVDAAVHAFYQRRLVDNLLRTSPLFTNLPPALKQAMSREFDLRAVPAGQVLLTQGQPGDAFYLLLRGQCQLSLEQPGRILLLPELREGDVFGEISLLLDKPVSATVRTKTPCVVLRLERAAFERHVVSQPGLKGQLMRMGTERLQQTAKALFV